Part of the Nycticebus coucang isolate mNycCou1 chromosome 22, mNycCou1.pri, whole genome shotgun sequence genome, caggaaggcagagaggaaaaTACAGGGCCCTGAAGCCATATCACCTGTCCACCTTCATGCCCACAGCTTTCTGGGGAGCTGGGCCCAGTGTCCTCacctctccatccctctccctgccctgccctggccccAGTGGACACCTGATGCTCCCCCGAAAGGTGCACCTCACCCAGTCTGCTATTCTGGCCCCCAGGCCTGTCACGGGAGGCCCCAGATCCAATTACAGCCCCCCCATCCTCTCTTGCACACACAACTCCCCACATTGTTGCTGTCGGAAAGTTATCTGACCCCTGGAAACTGCCTCTGAGGCTGATTCACTCACCCGGATTGGGCCCCAGAGTCTAGGGAATAGCTGGACCCTGGGAAAAAGCAGGAGCCCATTCTGGGGCTCTGTAGAGGGTGTGGCAGGGGGCTGCAGGAGCTGGGGGAATGCGCCTTGGGTACCTGACATGCATGGGCTGCCTGCCCCAAGTAATACCCACCCTCAGCTAGGTCTGGAGAGGAAGGGGGTGAGGCAATCTGCAGGCAGGTCTTGTTCCCACCCTGACTCAGCAGGCAACCCCATAGGCCCAGGAGGGAGTTGGAGGCATGGGGGGGAAGGGGTCTTGGTGCCAGAGAAGATGACTGGGCAGTCTCAGAGGACCAGCCAATAGCTGCCCCCAACTGTCCCTCGCTGCTGGCCTGGTCCCCACTGGGCATCCTGCCACTCAGGTGAAGAACAGCCCCTCCAGACTAGGGAGCCCAGGAGGAAGGTTGGGATGGGTGAGGAGAGACCGGTAACCCCAAGAAACCCACCAAGATTTTCTGAAGGGCCAGAGCTGGCAAAGGGAAGAAGTTGATGGAAGAAAAAGCTTGCAGCCTCTCATCCAGACAGTCCAAGACCCCCCCTTCCCGCCACAGACCCTCAGGAGGTGGGAATGTGGGTGTCCTCTGAGGCTACTTCCTAGGACCCATGAGtcatcctccctccctgcctgtcaCCTCTCAAGGCCTCCCACCACACCAAGATACCAGGAAGAAGACTTCTCTCTTGAGATCATCTCAAGGACTTTGCTTTGGTGAAAGTTGCCACGCTGAGTCTCAGGGCCCCTCACTCCCTGGTGACCCTCTTTGTGGCATTTCTCCACCTGCCCTGGATTCCGCCCCCCTTCCGGCTGGAGCGAGTGGGGCCAGGCGGCGGCAGCTACCTGGGTCCCCGTCTCCGTCCATCGCTGCGGAGGCCGGTCGCAAGAGGAGGAGGAGCCGGAGCGCTGCGGGCTGTGCGAGTCCCGCGGTGGCGGTGGCGGTGGTGGTGGCGAGTCCCGGCTCCGCCGGCGTCTGGGTCGGTCCGGGCGGCCGCGCCTCTTAAaggcccccgcccccgcccccgccccgccttTGGCCCCGCGCCCGGCCTCCCCGCAGTCCCAACCGAGGCCTAGAGCTCTCGCTTCCTCAGCTGACCCAGGAGGCCGGGAAAGGTCAGGAATCGGGGATTTTTAACTGGGAAGATCCTATTTGTGGGGTCTCCCAGGTCGACCCTGGGGGCTGCTCGTAGGAGGAGGAGGCGAGCGGACAGCGCGAGTCTGGGTCAGGCCGAGGGTGCTGGACGCGCGGCCCGCAGGGAGTTGGGTGCTAGAAAgcgccttcctccctcccaccccccaccccaggtaaTTTTCCTACGACGCGGTCTGGGGTGCGTCCGCCCTAGAGCGGGGCCCGGGCGGGGCCTGCCGGGGCTGGGAGGAGCCGCTTCCACCCGCGACCGGCCCAGGCTCACAGGCCGGGCCACCCGACCGGATTGTGCGCCGGCGGCGGCCCAGTGTAGGTGACCAGCGCCGGGGACCAGGGCGCAGCGGGCAGGGGCCTGGCGGGAGGGCTACGCGCCGCAGTGCGTGGAGGGAGGCCCGAGGCCGCGGAGCTTGTGGTGGAGGCTCTGCGCGGCCGCGAGCGGCGGCGGGGGCGGGAATCCCGGCCCGGGTCGCTATCGGTGCGCAGCGGTCCGAGTCCTGACTTCGGGGGGCCATGGGAGACCGCAGGCACGCAGGCGGACCTGCAGctgggggtggagagaggggaagggccGGTCTCCGTCGCCAGTCCCCAGCTGGGCAGATCATTTCCTCTGTGATCCGGAGAAAGTCTCTTGAGCCCTTTAGACCTCCGTGGGAGGCAGTGAAAATCATTCCCCAGCCCCTAACATCACCAAGAGACAGAGCAGCCCGGAGTGCTCTGCGGGACTGTGCGTTATTTCCTCTCTAAAGACCGTGTGGCCTGTTTAAAAATCATTGCTCTAGACTCGGAGAAGACCTAAGCCACTGCCCACATCTGTTTAACCTTGGACAGTTCCTTCTATCCTTCTGGGCTTCCTTAATCTCCTTAGAGGGCGTTGTGAGATACCATTAAAAAATCAGAGCTcgtaaaaagaaaatcagagttcAACTTACATTGAGCAAATGCTGTGTTTGAATCTCCTTGGACAGTCCCAGTGACCTGGAGGTAAGGGGCCCCATTTACAGACGAGGAAGGAGGTTTGGAGAGGCGCGGGGACTCTCCCGAGCTagtaatggcagagctgggatgggaCGTCCACCACCACCAGGGCCACGTCTGTAAgcacagcttttccataaccacAGGAGTGTCCAGAAGCCACAAGCCATGGCTGTGGGGAACATCAACGAGCTGCCGGAGAGCATCCTGCTGGAGCTGTTCACGCACGTGCCAGCCCGCCAGCTGCTGCTGCGCTGCCGCCTGGTCTGCAGCCTCTGGCGGGACCTCATTGACCTGGTGTCGCTCTGGAAGCGCAAGTGCCTGCGCGAGGGCTTCATCACCGAGGACTGGGACCAGCCGGTGGCCGACTGGAAGATCTTCTACTTCCTTCGGAGCCTCCATAGGAACCTCCTGCACAATCCGTGTGCTGAAGGTGGGGCACAGGGGGGTCTGGCGTGCCTTCAACACACACACTGTTATGAGACTAGTGCCACTCACTTCTCTAATCCTCTCACAATAACCCTAAGAGGGAGATGCTAATAAGACACACATTTTTCAGATGGGCAAGCTGAAACCAAGAATGTAGTGTTTCTTGGCCAGGTGTGTtggttcgcacctgtaatcctagcactctgtgaggctgaggcaggaggatcccttgaggtcaggagttggagaccagcctgagcaagagcaagaccctgtctctattaaaaatagaaaaattaacatggcctggtggcaggcacctgtagtcccagctactccggaggctgagacaggaagatcttaagcttgagcccaggagtttgaggttactgtgagctaggctgacaccaggccacactcaagcctgggcagtattgtgagactctgtctcaaaaaccaaaaaatgagtAATGTTTCTTATTCCACCCTTATTTCTTTGCTGAACTGTCCTAGAAAGGGGAATGTTGGGTAGTTGGGACTAATTGTGCTCAGGACACAAGACTAGGAAGTCAGAGCCACATTTTGTTGGCCTAGTTCTCAGACTCCAGGACTGGGCCTGCTAAGACTATCTCAGAAGCAAGGTGGATTTTGCTTCTGAAAGAAGGGGAGATCCAGTCTTCTTTACAGCATGGTAAGAAAACAGGTAAAACCAGACATCTGCTGTCATCCAGAATCCCCTTCTTCTCTTGCCAGGTTATCACTTGTCCAGTGGACAGTGAGATGGGATAGGAAGTTCGTTCTCTCATGTTTCAATTCTGGAACAGAATGATGATAAACAACTCCTCCAAGCTGTCCTGAGCTTTCAGATGCCTGTTCCACTTGACTCCCCAGTAGCCATGTTTTGACCAGCATTTGGCAAATAGGATCCTTCCATGTACCAAATGTGGCTGAGGAGATAGGAATagcatttacctttttaaaaggttgcaaaaacaaagaaaaaaaaactttgcaaaaTAAACAGTATGTGGCCCACGAAACCTAAAATATTTTGgcatattttagaaaaagtttCCCAGCCCCTGTTTATACTCCagtttacagaggagaaaaccaagcaaggctcagagagggaaagcaacttgctgaaggtcacacaggCCAGTTTGGTAGAGCTGGGACTAGACCTAGGTCTATAAGGCCCCATGTCAGAATATTCTCTGTCACTGAAGCAGTCCACTCATTCACATCACTTGTCTCAGAAGTCCCTGGGACACAGGAAGCACCTAATATAAGGTGGAAACTGTTGATATGCAGTGTTGACAGAGCATCCTCCAAGATCTAGGCAAAGGAGTGGGGAAGAAGGGACACTTGGGAGAAGGTGCCCACTGAGGGGCTTCCCTCCAGTGTGAACTCTGCTTTTCCACCAGAGGGGTTTGAGTTCTGGAGCCTGGATGTGAACGGAGGTGATGAGTGGAAGGTGGAAGATCTCTCTAGAGACCAGAGGAAGGAATTTCCTAATGACAAGGTCAAGAAATACTTCGTGACTTCTTATTAGTAAGAGCTGGGTCTCGGGGTAGAGGGAAGCCCAAGTCACTTTACCCTGGGGTCTCTCCACTTTGGGAGTGGCAGTTCTGTCCCCCCCCCTCCACAGTACCCTAGCGGTGagccccagcccctcccacccctccgCCTGTCCCCCAGCACCTGCCTCAAGTCCCAGGTGGTGGACCTCAAGGCTGAAGGGTATTGGGAGGAGCTAATGGACACCACACGGCCGGACATCGAGGTCAAGGACTGGTGAGTGCCTGGGGCGAGGGTCTGGGGGGGGCCTGCCACTCAGGTGCCCCACCCTCACCTTGCCCCCCTTCTCCCAGGCCCTAATGTGCCCTCCCTCTTCCTGCAGGTTTGCAGCCAGGCGGGACTGCGGGTCCAAGTACCAGCTGTGCGTTCAACTCCTGTCATCCGCACATGCACCTCTGGGGACCTTCCAGCCAGACCCGGTGACAATCCAGCAGAAGAGTGATGCCAAGTGGAGGGAGGTGTGTGGGCCCTggagggggcagggggcagaggcAGACTGCTCAAAGCTGAGATTGCAGCCACACAGGCCTTGATGCAGATCCAAGCCCTGCTCcttctcaccttggcttcccCTGCTCTGAGCTTCACTTACTTCTTCTATAGAATGGGTATAATAGCTCTTCCCTCATAGAGCTCTCAAAGAAGTCAATGACATGATGCTGGTGAAGCCAGGtccaaaaaaatgttcaaaaaggtTGATTATTACTAATTACTAGTATCAATTATTACTCTTTTCTAGACTAGagtcagcaaatattttcttaaaatggtaGCTACAGATATATTAGGCCACATTGTGGCCACATTGTGTCTGTCACAGCTACTCAACTCTATTGTTGTTGTGTGAAAGCAGCTCtagacaatatataaacaaatggacATGAGAgtgttctaataaaattttatttacataaataggCAGTGGGCCTGCAGGCTATATAGTTTGCCAACACTTGCTGTCCAGCACTGTCCAATATACTTTCTGCAACAATAGAAGTGGGCTGTGTCTGCACTTTCTAAGGTAGCCAAGAGCCACTTGTGACTATTAAACACTTAGTAAGAACCAGTTCTTAATAcaactgagaaactgaattttttattttacctaattttaattaattttaactcAAAAAGTCCCACCTGCCCAAAGAGAACAATATTGGACATCCTTTGGCAGTTTACAGTGTCTTTGGTTCCTGTGAGCCACATGGTAATCCTGTAGAGTGGACCCAGCATGATTTtgctgcattttacagatgaggcaactgaggcacagagaggggagGTGATCTTCTCAAAATTGCAGAGGAAAGACTAGAACAATATTCTACTGATTCCTATTCCAGCACTAAAAACTCCACCCATCCTCACTCCCCTGGCCTCTAAGGCTACACTTAGATCACGGCCTTTGAcctctctttcctctgcctgctcTCCCCTACCCAGATCTCCCACACGTTCTCCAACTACCCACCCGGTGTCCGCTACATCTGGTTTCAGCACGGTGGCGTGGACACTCACTACTGGGCCGGCTGGTACGGCCCAAAGGTCACCAACAGTAGCATCACCATTGGTCCTCCGCTGCGCTGACACCCTCTGATGCCCCATCCACTGAACCCTGACTGGTAAATTACTGTCAGAGAAGGGCCAGGCttgggaaggggaggtggagaCCAGGTGTCCCCAGCTCTTGAACTCACTCTTGCCCCCCATTGCTTCTTCTCTGTGGAGCCTCTCAGTTTGGGCAGCTCTCACAtgctgggggggcggggggaaggCAGCTCTCCAAGGTCTTGATCTAAATGATGGCAGGGGAGACCTGCGTGGGCCCCTTTAAGAGATGAACCACCTGAGGTTAGGGAGCAGGTTACCCTGGGCTCCTCTGAGATAGGTCTCCAAGCTTGGATGACACCTAGATCTGTGTCTTTACCTTCCCCTCCTGGGAGCTTTCTCTCTGTGTTGTTTGGGGCCCCTCAGAGCAGGAATGTGCAAGACATCTGGCAAGTGAGCAGCTTCCCTGGATAGTGCAGAAGTGGAAAGTGACCGTGTGACTCAGGCAGATCTGGAAAGTAGGAGGTAGGCTCTGCTGGTCCATGCTCTGCCCTGTCCTGCCGTTCACAGTCTCTCTTGCTCTGCCTGTCTACTCAGAAGAGGTGGCTTTGGTCCAGAGGCTCAGGCCCAGTTTGAGATGGACAGACCCACAGTGAGGTGGGATCCAGGACAGCTATGGACTGTCCTCACTATCAGTGAAGCCCCAGAATCCAGATGGATAGCAGGCAGGGACAGGGCTCCTAGAGGACCTAAGGAATCCTGCCCAGGGTGTCCCAGGGTAGGTAGGGTGCAGAATTAGGCTCTGATTTCTGAGAGCTGAACTTATGAACAAGTGAGGTAGGGGGGTTTCAAGGACCACCCATCTACCTTTAAGCCCAGGCCAGACTCCCTGAGGCTTAGAGGGCATTCTAAGCTTCCTTGCCACCATTCCCAGgcctcctcaccccaccccaatTCTGCCTCTTCCTTCTGCTGGAAGAACAATAGTGTTTCCTGACCTTGTCCTGTTGCATGTGGCCAAATAAAATATGTTCCCAGCCCAACCTGTGCCCTGTGGTTTCTGGAAGAAAAGGCAACCTTCATGGGCAGCCCTGCCCAGACCTGCAGGAGGTGCAATGGTGTGGCTTCTGTGGAAGGTACAGGGAGGAGTTGACATTTCAGGAGCCAGGCATCACAGAACCAGGGTCATGGAACCCCTCAACAAGCTGCAGACAGCTCGTTCACAGCCCTTCAGTACTGCCAGCTTGCCCCGGAGGCCGAGCAACAAGGCTGAGGGCAGGGTATGTGGACATCTCTGGGCAGACCTTGCATCCACGTCATACTGGGTCCCCAGTACCACTCAGACACTGCTTCCTGGTGTTACTCTTCACCAAGAGCTTTACTGACATGAGATgaagcctggcacacagtagatgcaCAATAAGTACATTTAATTATCTTACTCAATAGTGAGCTAGTGTAGGGCTTCTGCCAGGCCAGGACCACCACCCACCTGCTATATGGCAAACTGGAAAAAGATGTTCTTCCACGAAGATGCTACCCTGACTGCAATTAACAGCGCAACCTGGGCCAGCCCCCTTACACAGTGTACAACCTGCACAGCCCTTGGTGGTTGCCTGAACAAGGTGCTTGATGAATATTTGAAGGAAGGAATCATGAATTTAACATGTACTTAATCCTGACCAAAGAAACCCTAAGAGGTTTCTACCTTTGAGTCAAGTGAGGCCGGCGGAAGTCATGCCCTAGGGAAGGAAAGAGCAGAAGAAGCTCAGCGTTCTGGAGCGTCCAGCCGGAGGGAACAggtgggagcaggagggaggagggaagaggtggggcgACCGGGTGGGAGGGGCGACCGGGTGGGAGGGGCGACCGGCGCAGGGCGGGGCCAGAGCGGAAGTCGCCAAAGGAGGCTTCCGCGAGGCTCGGGGCTTCCGGAACCCTGCCGGGCGGAAGACCCAGGCTCATCTTCCCACGCTGGCACCGGGGTGACGGCGGCGCCGGCGTGGTGGAGGCGGTGGCAGTGAGGGAGGGGCGACAGCGGACGTCGCCGAGGCCGGAGATTCCAAGCCAACCCTGAACTCCGGTCCCGCGCTCAGGTCGCGGCCCAGCCCCGCCACAGGCAGGGGGCGGCGGGCGGTGGAAACCCGGGTCTCCCGCGCGGGGCCGCGGGGACTGAGCCGAACCCGCGGACGCTGTGGCTGTGGGTCCGGGCGGGGCCGGCGCTGCGCCTGGTGGGAAACGCCGGGCCCTGTCCTCGACTTGGGGCCTGGCTGCGGGGCTGCCCAGGCGTGGGCTCGGCCTCCGTGGCCACTGAGGCCACATCCCGCGAGTAGCGCCGGGCTGGAGGACCGTGATGGGACTTCCCAGCACCCGGTCGCCAGCGAGATAGGGGATGGGCCCCAGACTTCCCTCAGCGTCAGCTTCTGCTTCTGCTTCCCAGAGGTGGCTTAGTAAGAGCGCCTGGGGAGGGTCCATGTAGAAAACAAGAGCTTCTGCTTGTGACACTGGTGTGAAATGTGGACGAGGTGGCTTTTTAGGGCTGTCGTGGGCTTTTCCACCACAAAATGCCCCAGGGTGGCCATCAGCCCCTGCCCCACCCTTATGAGGGTTCTCCCTAGGCCAACTACAGAAACTGTGAGGGCTGGGGGTGATAAAATGCCACCAGAACCAAAGTCCAGACTGTGGATGCCTCTAATTTGCAGCCCAGAGACTTTGATTTGGTGTAGACAGTGTTTTTAGAAATTGTCAACGTTTTATAATTGACAGATTTCCtgcatttttttaagtgtttacaATTGCTCCTGAAGTTAGAAGGCTCCACAGCACACGGGGAGCTTACGGGTTTTCCATCAAAGCATTTTTCACAAGGCATAAGCACTTTTCTGACCTGTGGTTTCTTCTCTGCCATGTTAAAGTACCTTTCCCCTGGCAGGAGCCAGCCTGGTATTCCACCACGTTTTCtgggatggatgggcacttgcagaagactgaaccGCTGCTTTTCCAAGTCTCTGTGAAAATTAGAAGAAGCCAGCAAGTTTCTGTTTCCCTACATATAGGTGGAGAACATTCTCTACCCACCATTTGAGCAGACAGCCCATCTGAGTGACAGCACAGAGCCCTGGCTGCCAGCCCACCCTACCCACCTGAGACAAGTACCTGGGATCCCTTTAGGGAGCTGACCAGGCAACAGATTCAGGTGAGGGTGGTGGCACTGTTTGGACATTTTCCAGAACCCGTGTGCAGTGCAGAGGTAGAGAGAGGAAGGTGTTCTTGGGGGCAGGTTCACTGACCTGTTGGCAGCAAAGTTAACAGCAGCTGTCTGTGCCAGGCCGTGCCAAGTGCATCACTATACTCAGTCCTCCCAGGCCTTCTGGGGTCAGGACAGTTCTGTAGTCCCTTCCCAGCTCCCCAGATAGACACTGCAGGCCAGGATTCGAACCCAGGCAGTCTTCTCAGGCGTCCTCTGTCTGCTTTGTTTTCCAGCCATTTCCAAATGGACTCGCCCTGACACCCAAGGCAGCCCAGCCCAGAGCTGTGTGGCCTTTTCACTGGGGTGTTTTATCACATCACATGTGGCTTCCCAGGTCAAAGTGAGCATTTAGGAGAAGGAAGTTGTTTCTCACTACTACCCCCATCACTGAATGCCTATTAATGGTCTGGGGATGTTAAAGAAGATGTCATGTCTAACAGCAAATTCATAGCATTCAAGTAACAGAACAATCACCAGAACCCTTGTACAGCTTGCAGACAACTTGAGGCCTCCACAGACTCTTACAGTTCACCAGGCCCATGGGCTCCAAAATTAAGCAATGTTTTTTGAAATGGGGGAGACCTTCACCAGAATTGCCATCAAGACTTAACGTTTTTATTGTACTCTTCCAACCGTGTGTGACATGTGACCGCTCTGAGGGCCTCCTGTGTACT contains:
- the FBXO44 gene encoding F-box only protein 44 isoform X1 yields the protein MAVGNINELPESILLELFTHVPARQLLLRCRLVCSLWRDLIDLVSLWKRKCLREGFITEDWDQPVADWKIFYFLRSLHRNLLHNPCAEEGFEFWSLDVNGGDEWKVEDLSRDQRKEFPNDKYPSGEPQPLPPLRLSPSTCLKSQVVDLKAEGYWEELMDTTRPDIEVKDWFAARRDCGSKYQLCVQLLSSAHAPLGTFQPDPVTIQQKSDAKWREISHTFSNYPPGVRYIWFQHGGVDTHYWAGWYGPKVTNSSITIGPPLR
- the FBXO44 gene encoding F-box only protein 44 isoform X2; this translates as MAVGNINELPESILLELFTHVPARQLLLRCRLVCSLWRDLIDLVSLWKRKCLREGFITEDWDQPVADWKIFYFLRSLHRNLLHNPCAEEGFEFWSLDVNGGDEWKVEDLSRDQRKEFPNDKVKKYFVTSYYTCLKSQVVDLKAEGYWEELMDTTRPDIEVKDWFAARRDCGSKYQLCVQLLSSAHAPLGTFQPDPVTIQQKSDAKWREISHTFSNYPPGVRYIWFQHGGVDTHYWAGWYGPKVTNSSITIGPPLR